A stretch of Rhododendron vialii isolate Sample 1 chromosome 4a, ASM3025357v1 DNA encodes these proteins:
- the LOC131322782 gene encoding uncharacterized protein LOC131322782 isoform X2 → MEVLQNSCRLKKKMERQLHHTSDGSAIITNTPPQPQDGKTMVMAQIHPCWHDLASVMAIIIAWLVEAFLLILMGWIDFGRIALVEAFLLIFWCKI, encoded by the exons ATGGAAGTCCTTCAAAATTCATGCAG gttgaagaaaaaaatggagaggCAGCTTCACCACACTTCTGATGGTTCGGCAATCATAACAAACACACCACCACAACCCCAAGATGGCAAAACAATGGTCATGGCACAAATCCACCCCTGCTG GCATGATCTTGCTAGTGTGATGGCTATCATTATTGCTTGGTTGGTTGAAGCCTTTTTGTTGATACTAATGGGATGGATAGATTTTGGAAGGATTGCTTTGGTTGAAGcctttttgttaatattttgGTGTAAGATTTGA
- the LOC131322782 gene encoding uncharacterized protein LOC131322782 isoform X1, producing MVDNGSPSKFMQVWSKCVLLHISFKLESESQKLYRLKKKMERQLHHTSDGSAIITNTPPQPQDGKTMVMAQIHPCWHDLASVMAIIIAWLVEAFLLILMGWIDFGRIALVEAFLLIFWCKI from the exons ATGGTGGATAATGGAAGTCCTTCAAAATTCATGCAGGTATGGTCCAAGTGTGTTCTGCTTCATATCTCTTTCAAGTTGGAAAGTGAGTCACAGAAGCTATATAG gttgaagaaaaaaatggagaggCAGCTTCACCACACTTCTGATGGTTCGGCAATCATAACAAACACACCACCACAACCCCAAGATGGCAAAACAATGGTCATGGCACAAATCCACCCCTGCTG GCATGATCTTGCTAGTGTGATGGCTATCATTATTGCTTGGTTGGTTGAAGCCTTTTTGTTGATACTAATGGGATGGATAGATTTTGGAAGGATTGCTTTGGTTGAAGcctttttgttaatattttgGTGTAAGATTTGA
- the LOC131322782 gene encoding uncharacterized protein LOC131322782 isoform X3 translates to MVDNGSPSKFMQVWSKCVLLHISFKLESESQKLYRLKKKMERQLHHTSDGSAIITNTPPQPQDGKTMVMAQIHPCWFMG, encoded by the exons ATGGTGGATAATGGAAGTCCTTCAAAATTCATGCAGGTATGGTCCAAGTGTGTTCTGCTTCATATCTCTTTCAAGTTGGAAAGTGAGTCACAGAAGCTATATAG gttgaagaaaaaaatggagaggCAGCTTCACCACACTTCTGATGGTTCGGCAATCATAACAAACACACCACCACAACCCCAAGATGGCAAAACAATGGTCATGGCACAAATCCACCCCTGCTG GTTTATGGGTTGA